In the Drosophila willistoni isolate 14030-0811.24 chromosome 3R, UCI_dwil_1.1, whole genome shotgun sequence genome, TAATAGCCAACATGGAAGTGGTGACCAAtataatttggtttttttccgTCCTTTCTTAAAAATGAAACTTACGATTATAGTTATTAGTATCCTCTTGAGGATTACAAGTCTAGTACTAATAAGTTAACCAGCTATCATCCAGAGAATGAAAAACACTAGATGTATCTTgttgaaatatgtatgtatatgatatatgtttatttatggaacttattttaataaaaacccTCATCCACATCTTCGGCTGGCTTGTGATCGAAGGTTGCACCCCATTTGGCAGCCTCTCCGCCACGGACTTTAACATTGTAGCAAACGTTCTCTGCCTTCAGGACACTCTGACGCATTGTGGTTATCTTGCGCCATAGCTCTCGGGCACGCTGACAATTCAAACTGATGTATCCTGTATAGAAATCTTGGAGCACTTTGCAGGTATCCAAGCAAGTGTCGGTATCCCCACTGCCCAATGAATTAATGCACCGGCGCATCAGTTCGCCTGTCAAATCCGATAGACCCAATACGTACTCAGTGGGATCcacaaaaaatttgaatttatcgGGATTCTTTTCGGCAACAGCCTCATCGACTGCCGCTTCGTTGTCTTCAGTTAATTCCTTGACTTGGTCAGCTTCATACTGCATTACGGACTGCAGCGCCTC is a window encoding:
- the LOC6648102 gene encoding translin-associated protein X, giving the protein MPKNSGCGNRNNGHRKRPVQQMDEDNPIVQAFRNYSNELTAKHDKHERIIKLSRDITIESKRIIFLLHSIDSRKENKDKILEEAETRLNKLIKVNFRDVALELRNQDVYQFRAAYSPGLQEFIEAYTYMEYLREEEGKSVSDWEALQSVMQYEADQVKELTEDNEAAVDEAVAEKNPDKFKFFVDPTEYVLGLSDLTGELMRRCINSLGSGDTDTCLDTCKVLQDFYTGYISLNCQRARELWRKITTMRQSVLKAENVCYNVKVRGGEAAKWGATFDHKPAEDVDEGFY